The following proteins are encoded in a genomic region of Planococcus lenghuensis:
- a CDS encoding putative bifunctional diguanylate cyclase/phosphodiesterase gives MGRKVKDVKTGLTGKVAVVMLVAVLVVLLLLAAVSTERYENYLLEHIEHELLLKSELTALDISKQLELNGEIARQLAKRPLTADFLAVADGNGIAANPYYSQLNEAVTKIQESSEGIGSVWVSHTEERFLIADHGEQLVETAPLQRPWFEEATNSLDTTYSRPYTDLLTSKPTVSVIHPVIDQEGRLGFVGLDIYLEAILPVLDSIQSFDQQLLILSEEGDVIYDPARLGEVLNNEDLPVGEVQQISTANGLLLAERVQVPTLNWSVISAIPASVALEPIEELRSFSLLVWLVGVVAVLLTILAVLKYLLREIPVLLHDISKAEVPGHQISAALSRGDEVGAIARAVKRLAERIHEQVAEMNYQALYDNLTDMPNRYHTEEVITAAIRKAEESDQVVAIAFLDLDRFKQINDISGHTFGDELLVQFSQRLRNEFMTDETFIGRFSGDEFILVLRATVEDIALLHLHMKELHARLTEPYEVRGQLVYMTATIGVSVYPYDAANKEELLAAADTALSEAKEAGRDRILFFGDDMKQKVAARNSIERGLRTAIDNDELVLHFQPQLDLASGRLNGVETLLRWNHPVQGLISPSEFIPVAEQSGQITSIDEWVMEESIRLGSDLLRQHPEIGTVSVNLNVRQLHDHHLPRKIERLLAFYGYPPEALEIEITESVIVDRINEARRTLYALKAIGIKVALDDFGSGYSSLNYLRILPVDRLKIDRTFISRMAEEPHMQAIVHTVIELAKALDMKVVAEGVEQDEELALLKSWKAESVQGYLVSRPLPFNDLLRFLAARKN, from the coding sequence ATGGGAAGGAAAGTGAAAGACGTAAAGACGGGGCTGACGGGAAAAGTGGCGGTCGTAATGCTGGTTGCCGTACTGGTAGTGCTGCTATTACTGGCCGCTGTCTCAACAGAACGCTATGAGAATTACCTACTGGAACATATTGAACATGAATTGCTGCTGAAAAGTGAATTGACAGCGCTGGATATTTCAAAACAGCTGGAGTTGAATGGGGAAATTGCCCGTCAACTGGCAAAGCGGCCGCTGACAGCTGATTTCCTGGCTGTTGCAGATGGAAACGGCATAGCAGCAAATCCATATTATTCTCAGCTGAATGAAGCGGTAACGAAGATTCAGGAAAGCAGTGAAGGAATCGGCTCGGTCTGGGTATCGCATACTGAAGAACGATTTTTGATCGCTGATCATGGAGAACAGCTTGTCGAAACTGCGCCGCTCCAACGGCCTTGGTTTGAAGAGGCGACAAATAGCCTCGACACTACATATTCGCGGCCTTACACGGATCTGCTGACATCGAAACCGACAGTCAGCGTCATACATCCAGTGATAGACCAAGAAGGACGACTCGGTTTTGTCGGGCTGGATATATACCTGGAAGCAATTCTGCCTGTCCTTGATTCGATTCAGTCATTCGATCAGCAACTGCTGATTCTGTCAGAGGAAGGGGACGTGATTTATGATCCCGCCCGTTTGGGAGAAGTGCTGAACAATGAGGATTTACCTGTAGGAGAGGTGCAGCAGATCTCCACGGCAAATGGCTTGCTGCTTGCAGAGAGAGTCCAGGTTCCGACATTGAACTGGTCTGTGATCAGCGCAATTCCGGCATCAGTCGCGCTTGAGCCGATCGAGGAACTCCGGTCGTTTTCCCTTCTGGTCTGGCTGGTGGGCGTGGTGGCGGTTCTCCTGACAATCCTTGCAGTATTAAAATATTTGCTGCGGGAAATCCCGGTGCTGCTTCATGACATAAGCAAGGCTGAAGTTCCGGGCCATCAGATTTCTGCAGCGCTCAGCCGGGGCGATGAAGTCGGAGCGATAGCCAGAGCGGTGAAGCGTCTTGCCGAGCGGATTCATGAGCAGGTTGCCGAGATGAATTATCAGGCGCTGTATGACAATCTGACAGACATGCCAAACCGCTACCATACGGAAGAAGTGATCACTGCAGCTATACGGAAAGCGGAAGAGTCAGATCAAGTGGTCGCCATCGCTTTTCTTGACCTTGACCGCTTCAAACAGATCAATGATATCAGCGGACACACATTCGGGGATGAGCTGCTGGTGCAATTCAGTCAGCGGCTGCGCAATGAGTTTATGACAGATGAAACTTTCATCGGGCGCTTCAGCGGAGATGAATTCATCCTTGTGCTCCGGGCGACAGTTGAAGATATTGCGCTGCTTCATCTGCATATGAAAGAATTGCATGCCCGGCTGACAGAGCCTTACGAGGTGCGAGGACAATTGGTGTATATGACAGCGACAATCGGAGTTTCGGTATATCCGTACGATGCAGCCAATAAAGAAGAGTTGCTGGCTGCTGCCGACACGGCTCTGTCTGAGGCTAAAGAAGCCGGCCGGGACCGCATTTTATTTTTTGGCGATGATATGAAACAGAAAGTTGCCGCGCGAAATTCGATTGAACGGGGTCTGCGGACTGCGATTGACAACGACGAGCTGGTGCTGCACTTTCAGCCGCAGCTTGATCTGGCGTCAGGCAGGCTGAATGGGGTGGAGACATTACTTCGGTGGAATCATCCGGTACAGGGATTAATCAGTCCGAGTGAATTCATCCCTGTGGCAGAACAAAGCGGGCAAATTACAAGTATTGATGAATGGGTTATGGAGGAGAGCATCCGGCTGGGAAGTGATCTGCTGAGACAGCATCCTGAAATCGGAACGGTATCTGTCAACCTGAATGTGCGGCAATTGCATGACCACCATTTGCCCCGGAAAATCGAAAGGCTTCTCGCTTTTTATGGCTACCCTCCTGAAGCGCTTGAAATTGAAATTACGGAATCGGTTATTGTTGACCGTATCAATGAAGCGCGCCGGACACTTTATGCACTGAAGGCAATCGGCATCAAAGTGGCATTGGATGATTTCGGTTCAGGTTATTCATCACTGAATTACTTGCGGATACTTCCGGTTGACCGCTTGAAAATCGATCGCACATTTATTAGCCGGATGGCAGAAGAACCGCATATGCAGGCAATTGTCCATACGGTTATCGAGCTTGCAAAGGCACTTGATATGAAAGTCGTGGCTGAAGGGGTGGAACAGGATGAGGAACTGGCCCTTTTGAAAAGCTGGAAGGCTGAATCGGTGCAAGGATACCTGGTGAGCCGCCCGCTTCCGTTTAATGACCTTTTGCGGTTCCTGGCTGCCCGCAAGAACTAG